One window from the genome of Mauremys mutica isolate MM-2020 ecotype Southern chromosome 4, ASM2049712v1, whole genome shotgun sequence encodes:
- the PPP2R5E gene encoding serine/threonine-protein phosphatase 2A 56 kDa regulatory subunit epsilon isoform isoform X4 gives MDTLSDLKMKEYKRSTLNELVDYITISRGCLTEQTYPEVVRMVSCNIFRTLPPSDSNEFDPEEDEPTLEASWPHLQLVYEFFIRFLESQEFQPSIAKKYIDQKFVLQLLELFDSEDPRERDYLKTVLHRIYGKFLGLRAFIRKQINNIFLRFVYETEHFNGVAELLEILGSIINGFALPLKAEHKQFLVKVLIPLHTVRSLSLFHAQLAYCIVQFLEKDPSLTEPVIRGLMKFWPKTCSQKEVMFLGELEEILDVIEPSQFVKIQEPLFKQIAKCVSSPHFQVAERALYYWNNEYIMSLIEENSNVILPIMFSSLYRISKEHWNPAIVALVYNVLKAFMEMNSTMFDELTATYKSDRQRLSKAAGEKNEETSGTPSSLRLRLSHAFCVTRGSHKQSEGYCMSSNLVSEKKKEKEREELWKKLEDLELKRGLRRDGIIPT, from the exons gTATCTTGCAATATATTTAGAACTCTCCCACCCAGTGACAGCAATGAATTTGATCCAGAAGAAGATGAACCCACCCTTGAGGCATCATGGCCACATTTACAG CTTGTATATGAGTTTTTCATACGATTTTTGGAAAGCCAAGAATTCCAACCTAGCATTGCCAAAAAGTACATAGATCAGAAATTTGTATTACAG CTTTTGGAGCTGTTTGACAGTGAAGACCCTCGAGAACGGGACTACCTAAAAACAGTCTTACACAGAATTTATGGCAAGTTCCTTGGTCTTAGAGCATTTATCCGAAAACAGATTAACAATATTTTTCTACG GTTTGTTTATGAAACTGAACACTTCAATGGTGTAGCTGAACTCCTGGAAATATTAGGAAG TATTATCAATGGTTTTGCTTTACCTCTTAAAGCAGAGCATAAACAGTTTCTGGTGAAGGTGCTGATTCCTTTACATACTGTCAGGAGTTTATCACTCTTCCATGCTCAG cTGGCATATTGTATAGTACAGTTTCTGGAGAAAGATCCTTCACTCACAGAGCCA GTCATTAGAGGTTTAATGAAATTCTGGCCAAAAACCTGCAGTCAGAAAGAG GTCATGTTCCTTGGGGAGCTGGAGGAGATCTTGGATGTGATTGAACCTTCACAATTTGTCAAAATTCAGGAACCTTTATTTAAACAAATTGCCAAGTGTGTTTCGAGTCCTCATTTTCAG GTGGCAGAAAGGGCGCTGTATTATTGGAATAATGAATACATCATGAGTTTGATAGAAGAGAACTCCAACGTTATACTTCCCATCATGTTTTCCAGTCTTTATAGGATTTCCAAAGAACACTGGAATCC GGCTATTGTGGCTTTAGTCTACAACGTGTTGAAGGCGTTTATGGAAATGAACAGCACCATGTTTGACGAGCTGACAGCCACTTACAAGTCAGATCGTCAGCG CTTATCCAAAGCGGCAGGTGAAAAAAATGAGGAAACTTCGGGAACTCCGAGCAGTTTGCGACTTCGTTTAAGTCATGCCTTTTGTGTGACTCGGGGTTCCCACAAGCAAAGTGAAGGGTACTGTATGTCATCAAACCTTGTTAG TGAGAAGAAGAAAGAGAAGGAACGTGAAGAACTGTGGAAAAAACTGGAGGATTTGGAGTTAAAGAGAGGTCTTAGACGTGATGGAATAATTCCAACTTaa